The window CTCTTACATTTATGGTTTGAGGGCATAAAACGGGCTTAATTAAATTGAAGCACTAATTTAGGTactcaaaatcatttattttaccgtaacaaattaaagtaaaagCAGTTTTTATCTGATTTTGGGAATTTTGGGCagcgtaaaatattataacttgtGTCGATGCCTATTTTAAATTGGGAAAAAGACACAGTTATGAGTCCAAAATGGTTTCCATTCATTGTGAACGATATAAGAAATctaataaagcaaataaaaaatattttcaaaacaaactcaCGGTAACAAAAGCTACTGTTTTGTTTATAGCTTAATAAGACTGGAATTAATGGTTCTTAACATAATAGAAACTGCAAATGCCACTGATTTCATAACTTCCCAAGGGATCCATCGCCTTTTCGCCCCAAAAATTTCCAACCCTCAGGGCCACTGTAAAGTGGACTCTACGGCTCTGTACTAGGGGTGAATGTAAGGACCTCATTGTTCCTTGTTTGCGACGTTGTTTTAATAGACCTAGATGAGGTGTATACATAGGATTCAATTTTCTGGGCGTGGCGAATCAAGCACCGTGACACAATGTATTCAAAACGCCAATATTTGGTTGGCAAAACTGCAGTATAAATAGGAGACCTTTCTCTGGCATCGTCATTGTTAGTCGTACAAGGGTAGCGATCACCACTGATCACGTATCAAGTAGCCAGCCAATATAGGTACATATCGATTAGTTTGTAACGAGTGCTTGTGGTGAAGGAAGAATCAAAGTATGTTCGCCGAGGGTAAATATAAATGATGCATGGATCGAATAGCGTGATAGTTCAAAGGACGGTGCCGTCAATTCCATGTCTACTCGTTTCCCGACGCATTCACAGTCGGTTCTTCGTCGCACTTGCTTGACTGGCTCGGAATCTGTCGCGTTTGCGGAAAGGGGTTCcgcataatataaataattagcGTTATAGAAATATACAGTTAAAGAGTTAACATACTGAAGTGATAATGTCTGTTTGTTGCAGGGCCGAGCGCCATAGAGTCGCGCTCGCCAAGCGCTTTCACACCCAACTCCTCCAGCATGCTACTGCTGCAGACACACGTAAGCAAacgtttaattttttacttgtttctgaaaaaaatatttatgcatactttttgtaatataagtattattgttttattttctttaattcaaattattaacAAGGCCAAGGAGCATCATCAAATGTAACAATACTGAAATTCAAATGCCTAATAACAACACTCGTTTCGTTTGATTAGTGGTGATATCATTGTAATGAGCCCTAttcaaaaataatgaattcaTTAGAACACCTGCACCGATTGTCAAACAGGCGGTAACTTTGAGTGAGCAAAGCTCGTATAGGTACCACGAGACAATGGAGTAAGCACGCTATTGGTGCGTCACGGCCGCCCCTGCCGGCCATCCGCCGCCTACCACTTCTACGACGCCTTCATTATTGATTGTCATTTTTGTTACAGAGCAACTACGGTTCGTCCTTCACTGATTTATTATCGCCGCAATATCAAGAAGACTCTACAGAAATCTTGGAAGAAAACCTAGACCCGTTCCCAGACGTTGAATTCCACGCACCGATTCCGCCTGAAGTTAAATCACACCGAGCTACTCCCATCAGCGAAGCTTCTTCGCCTACTCTTGGTCCAGCACTGCCTAGTTTTGAAGAAACTTATTCTGTCCGTTATCCTAAACAAGAAATGGCAGAGTTCGGAATTAAAATGGACGAAGACTGCTACAACGTGAGCGCGTATCAAGGACATACTTCAACACAATTGTTGTATCAATATCATCAGCCATCACTCCCATATGTACCGGCCACATACTACGCACCGGCGCAACCGTGCAGCCCGACGTTTGATACCGGTGGCGTGACGCCAAACCAAGATTCGTATTCTCTACCACCCTTCCCGAGTACTGTAGATTTACACATATCTACTGATCCAAGTTCAAGACAACGACGAGCTTCATTACCGGTACAACGATCAGAGTCTACGAGCTCCAACGACAGCCCTAAGGTGCCGGCCGGTAGAGTACATTGCATGCAGGCGTCAGCGCCAAGCTCGGCATCAAGCTCGCCTGGCGTGGCTCCGCCGGATGGTCCCGGCTCCCGCGCCGCGCCCTCGTCGCCGAGCCAGCTGTGCGCCGTGTGCGGAGATACCGCCGCTTGTCAACATTACGGCGTCCGAACTTGTGAGGGTTGCAAAGGATTTTTCAAAAGAACTGTGCAGAAGGGCTCTAAATACGTATGTTTAGCTGAAAAATCTTGCCCCGTAGATAAGAGAAGACGAAACAGATGTCAGTTTTGCCGATTCCAGAAATGTCTCGCTGTCGGAATGGTCAAGGAGGTCGTAAGAACAGATTCGTTAAAAGGAAGGCGCGGTAGGCTGCCTTCGAAGCCAAAATGTCCGCAAGAATCACCTCCGAGCCCGCCGATATCGCTGATTACAGCACTTGTTAGGGCTCACGTCGACACCTCCCCGGACTTTGCAAATCTGGATTACTCTCAATACCGGGAACCCAATCCAATGGAAGTCCCCATGTCAGATTTAGAAGTTATCCAACAATTCTACACTCTTTTGACAACATCAATCGATATGATCAAAGTATTCGCCGATAAAGTTCCCGGCTACGGAGACTTGTGCCCAGAAGATCGTGAACAGCTCTTCGCATCTGCTCGTCTTGAGCTGTTCGTATTACGACTTGCATACCGCACGCGCCCAGAAGATACTAAGCTAACTTTCTGCAATGGCGTGGTGCTCGACAAACGACAATGTCAGCGCTCCTTCGGAGACTGGCTTCACGCTGTGCTGGACTTCAGCAACACGCTGCACTCGATGGATATCGACATATCTACGTTTGCCTGTCTCTGCGCGCTCACATTAATAACAGGTGTGTAACTTATAATACTTATCATTCTTTATATCTGCAATTGATTACTTCTTCTATACATAAATTTTACTTGTGATATAT of the Anticarsia gemmatalis isolate Benzon Research Colony breed Stoneville strain chromosome 3, ilAntGemm2 primary, whole genome shotgun sequence genome contains:
- the Hr38 gene encoding hormone receptor-like in 38, whose amino-acid sequence is MRGALLTPYSQHCGLRQFQHTRPSAIESRSPSAFTPNSSSMLLLQTHSNYGSSFTDLLSPQYQEDSTEILEENLDPFPDVEFHAPIPPEVKSHRATPISEASSPTLGPALPSFEETYSVRYPKQEMAEFGIKMDEDCYNVSAYQGHTSTQLLYQYHQPSLPYVPATYYAPAQPCSPTFDTGGVTPNQDSYSLPPFPSTVDLHISTDPSSRQRRASLPVQRSESTSSNDSPKVPAGRVHCMQASAPSSASSSPGVAPPDGPGSRAAPSSPSQLCAVCGDTAACQHYGVRTCEGCKGFFKRTVQKGSKYVCLAEKSCPVDKRRRNRCQFCRFQKCLAVGMVKEVVRTDSLKGRRGRLPSKPKCPQESPPSPPISLITALVRAHVDTSPDFANLDYSQYREPNPMEVPMSDLEVIQQFYTLLTTSIDMIKVFADKVPGYGDLCPEDREQLFASARLELFVLRLAYRTRPEDTKLTFCNGVVLDKRQCQRSFGDWLHAVLDFSNTLHSMDIDISTFACLCALTLITERHGLKEPHRVEQLQMKIIGCLRAHMPGGGTTSGGAPHFSRVLGALPELRSLSVQGLQRIFYLKLEDLVPAPPLIENMFRSSLPF